One segment of Vibrio gazogenes DNA contains the following:
- the nagC gene encoding DNA-binding transcriptional regulator NagC, producing MNDTQKGNVDLVKQLNSAAVYRLIDQQGPISRIQVADISQLAPASVTKITRQLLEKGLIKEVAQQASTGGRRAISLETEVLPFHSVAVRLGRDYIQISLYDLGGNEIVSDYHEFQYLHQKELIEGLLHYIRHFIREKQAYIQQLIAIGVVLPGLVNPETGVVEYMHNVDVDELAMGDIIRNHFGVECFIGNDIRGLALAEHYFGSSQDCQDSILISVGRGTGAGMIVNGRIFLGFNRNVGEIGHIQIDPLGAQCQCGNFGCLETVASNPAIVKRVRQFLDQGYQSTLAELEQITISDICDHANQGDELARQTLIKVGDHLGKAVAITVNLFNPQKIIIAGDITTAQDLIFPAIERNVQNQSLKAFHKNLPIVASQVYKQPPIAAFAMIKRAMLNGVLLQKLLEE from the coding sequence ATGAATGATACGCAAAAAGGTAATGTAGATTTAGTCAAACAACTTAATAGTGCCGCTGTGTATCGGCTCATCGATCAACAGGGCCCGATTTCTCGCATTCAGGTTGCAGATATCAGCCAGTTAGCACCTGCCAGTGTCACTAAAATCACCCGTCAACTGTTGGAAAAAGGCCTGATTAAAGAAGTCGCACAACAGGCATCGACCGGGGGACGCCGGGCTATCTCCCTTGAGACTGAAGTGCTTCCTTTTCATTCTGTTGCTGTCAGGTTAGGCCGCGACTACATTCAGATCAGTCTTTATGATCTGGGCGGAAATGAAATTGTTTCCGATTATCATGAGTTTCAATATCTGCATCAAAAAGAGCTCATTGAAGGGCTACTTCACTATATCCGTCACTTCATCCGAGAGAAACAAGCTTATATTCAACAATTAATTGCGATTGGTGTTGTTCTCCCCGGTCTGGTTAACCCAGAAACCGGCGTGGTGGAATATATGCACAATGTCGATGTCGATGAACTCGCGATGGGAGATATCATCAGAAATCACTTTGGCGTCGAGTGTTTTATCGGCAACGATATCCGCGGTCTTGCCCTTGCAGAACACTATTTCGGCTCAAGTCAAGACTGTCAAGATTCGATTTTGATCAGTGTCGGCCGGGGAACAGGGGCTGGGATGATCGTCAATGGTCGAATTTTTCTCGGGTTCAACCGAAATGTCGGTGAAATTGGGCATATTCAGATCGATCCATTGGGAGCACAGTGTCAGTGCGGTAATTTCGGATGTCTGGAAACCGTGGCATCCAACCCTGCAATCGTAAAGCGGGTCAGACAGTTTCTTGACCAAGGCTATCAGTCAACACTTGCTGAATTAGAGCAGATTACAATTAGCGATATCTGTGATCACGCCAATCAAGGGGATGAACTGGCACGTCAAACTTTGATAAAAGTGGGTGACCATTTAGGTAAAGCTGTCGCGATTACAGTCAATTTGTTTAACCCGCAAAAAATTATCATTGCAGGGGATATCACAACAGCACAAGATTTGATTTTTCCGGCTATTGAACGCAATGTACAGAATCAATCTCTGAAAGCATTCCATAAAAACCTTCCCATTGTGGCCTCACAGGTTTATAAGCAGCCGCCGATTGCTGCCTTTGCCATGATTAAACGGGCAATGCTGAATGGGGTTTTACTCCAAAAACTTCTCGAAGAGTAA
- a CDS encoding CBS domain-containing protein yields the protein MNRHDSVRVRDVMTENYALVDGLMTVYEAIRITKQQQIKALIVDKRQDDDEFGIVLMNDIAKKVLASNRSSKRTNIYEIMTKPALSVNPDMKVKYCARLFERFGISRAPVIEHGKVIGMVSYNNIVVNGMLEEDDLE from the coding sequence ATGAATAGACATGATAGCGTGAGAGTCCGTGATGTGATGACCGAGAACTATGCCCTTGTTGATGGTCTGATGACCGTTTATGAAGCGATTCGAATAACGAAACAGCAGCAGATCAAAGCGTTGATTGTCGATAAACGCCAAGATGATGATGAATTCGGTATTGTGCTGATGAATGATATTGCTAAAAAAGTGCTTGCCAGTAACCGTTCATCAAAGCGAACGAATATTTATGAAATCATGACCAAACCTGCATTGTCAGTGAATCCTGACATGAAGGTTAAATATTGTGCTCGTTTATTTGAGCGGTTTGGTATCAGCCGAGCGCCTGTGATTGAACATGGCAAAGTGATTGGTATGGTTAGCTACAATAATATTGTCGTCAATGGGATGCTTGAAGAAGACGATCTCGAGTAA
- the htpG gene encoding molecular chaperone HtpG, translated as MSETITNNKETRGFQSEVKQLLNLMIHSLYSNKEIFLRELISNASDAADKLRFQALSDSELYQGDADLAVRLSFDKEAKTLTISDNGVGMSRDSVIDNLGTIAKSGTKEFFAKLSDDQVKDSQLIGQFGVGFYSAFIVADAVTVRTRDASLSADEGVLWHSQGEGEYSLETIRKESRGTDIILHLREEGEEFLSEWRLKELVSKYSDHIGIPVYIQTVKTDEEGKETGETEWEKINKAEALWTQPKSEISEEEYKAFYKHVSHDFTDPLVWSHNKVEGKNDYTSLLYIPSKAPWDMMNRDHKSGLKLYVQRVFIMDDAAQFMPSYLRFVRGLIDSNDLPLNVSREILQDNKVTQSLRNACTKRVLSMLDRMSSDEEKYQTFWKEFGLVMKEGPAEDFSNREKIAGLLRFASTHTDSSEQNVGLKAYVERMKEGQDKIYYLTADSYAAAKNSPHLEQFKSKGIEVVLMYDRIDEWLMNYLTEFDGKQFQSITKAGLDLSQFEDEAEKEKHKETEEAFKTVVERTQSYLGERVKEVRTTFKLASTPAVVVTDDYEIGTQMAKLLEAAGQAAPEVKYILELNPEHDLVKKMADEPDEEQFGRWVEILLGQAMLAERGSMEDPAQFLSAVNRLLTKVQ; from the coding sequence ATGAGCGAAACGATTACGAACAACAAAGAAACTCGTGGTTTTCAGTCAGAAGTGAAGCAGTTGCTGAATCTGATGATTCATTCTCTCTATTCAAATAAAGAGATATTTTTACGGGAATTGATCTCCAATGCATCTGATGCGGCTGATAAATTACGCTTTCAGGCGCTGTCAGATTCAGAATTATATCAAGGAGACGCTGACCTTGCCGTTCGTCTGTCTTTCGATAAAGAAGCGAAGACGCTGACGATTTCAGACAATGGTGTTGGTATGAGTCGGGACAGTGTAATCGATAACCTCGGGACGATTGCTAAATCTGGTACAAAAGAGTTTTTTGCCAAGCTATCTGATGATCAGGTTAAAGATTCACAGTTGATCGGTCAATTTGGTGTCGGCTTTTATTCTGCTTTTATTGTTGCCGATGCTGTGACTGTCCGGACTCGTGATGCCAGCCTTTCCGCTGATGAAGGGGTTTTATGGCACTCTCAAGGCGAGGGAGAATATTCGCTGGAAACGATTCGTAAAGAGAGTCGTGGTACCGATATCATCCTGCACCTGCGTGAAGAGGGTGAAGAGTTCTTGTCTGAATGGCGCTTGAAAGAGCTGGTTTCCAAGTATTCTGATCATATTGGCATCCCTGTTTATATCCAAACGGTTAAAACCGACGAAGAAGGCAAGGAAACCGGGGAGACTGAGTGGGAGAAAATCAATAAAGCAGAAGCGTTGTGGACACAACCCAAATCCGAAATCAGTGAAGAAGAGTACAAAGCGTTTTATAAACATGTTTCTCATGACTTTACTGATCCGTTAGTTTGGAGCCACAACAAAGTTGAAGGGAAAAATGATTATACAAGTTTATTGTATATCCCTTCTAAAGCACCGTGGGACATGATGAACCGTGATCATAAAAGTGGTCTGAAACTTTATGTGCAGCGTGTTTTCATTATGGATGATGCTGCCCAGTTTATGCCTTCTTATTTGCGGTTTGTTCGTGGCTTGATTGATTCAAATGACTTGCCGTTGAACGTATCTCGTGAAATTTTGCAAGATAATAAAGTCACTCAGTCACTCCGTAATGCATGTACTAAGCGTGTGCTATCGATGCTGGATCGGATGTCTAGCGATGAAGAAAAATATCAGACATTCTGGAAAGAATTTGGTCTGGTTATGAAAGAAGGCCCTGCTGAAGATTTCTCAAATCGTGAAAAAATCGCTGGACTGCTACGATTTGCCTCAACACACACCGATAGTTCTGAGCAGAACGTTGGGCTGAAAGCGTATGTTGAACGCATGAAAGAAGGTCAGGATAAAATTTACTATCTGACTGCGGATAGCTATGCGGCAGCGAAGAATAGTCCTCACTTAGAACAATTTAAGTCTAAAGGCATTGAAGTTGTTCTGATGTATGACCGCATTGATGAGTGGCTAATGAACTATCTCACCGAGTTTGATGGCAAGCAGTTCCAATCTATCACTAAAGCCGGACTTGATTTGAGCCAGTTCGAGGACGAAGCTGAGAAAGAAAAACATAAAGAGACTGAAGAAGCGTTTAAAACAGTCGTCGAAAGAACGCAATCTTATCTTGGTGAGCGCGTTAAGGAAGTTCGTACCACATTTAAACTTGCTTCGACACCAGCCGTCGTTGTGACCGATGATTATGAGATCGGTACACAAATGGCGAAATTATTAGAAGCTGCGGGTCAGGCTGCACCGGAAGTGAAATATATTCTGGAGTTAAATCCGGAACATGATCTGGTTAAGAAAATGGCGGATGAACCGGATGAAGAGCAGTTTGGTCGTTGGGTTGAAATTCTGTTAGGTCAGGCGATGCTGGCAGAAAGAGGTTCAATGGAAGATCCTGCTCAATTCCTGAGCGCGGTTAACCGCCTCTTGACGAAGGTCCAATAA
- the asnB gene encoding asparagine synthase B, producing MCSIFGILDIKSDASKLRPLALEMSKKLRHRGPDWSGIYTSDHAILAHERLAIVGLNSGAQPIYSPNKKHILAVNGEIYNHKEIRARYEDKYDFQTDSDCEVILALYQDMGADLLEELNGIFAFILYDEEKDQYLVGRDHIGIIPLYQGFDEHGNYYIASEMKALVPVCKTISEFPPGCYYGSSDQEPVRYYTRDWNDYSAVEGNVTDKEQLAQALEAAVKRQLMTDVPYGVLLSGGLDSSITSAIAKRFAAMRIEDDEQSAAWWPQLHSFAIGLEGAPDLKAAREVADQIGTVHHEMTYTIQEGLDAIRDVIYHIETYDVTTIRASTPMFLMGRKIKAMGIKMVLSGEGADEIFGGYLYFHKAPNAREFHEETVRKLLALNMFDCARANKSLAAWGVEGRVPFLDKEFIDVAMRLNPKDKMCGNGKMEKHVLRECFEHYLPDSIAWRQKEQFSDGVGYGWIDTLKSVAEEKVTDQQMETAQFRFPYNTPTTKEGYVYREIFEELFPLESAAKCVPGGPSVACSSAKAIEWDESFKNCIDPSGRAVKNVHQEAY from the coding sequence ATGTGTTCTATATTTGGCATCTTAGATATAAAAAGCGATGCATCGAAGCTACGTCCGTTGGCATTGGAAATGTCCAAAAAACTTCGTCACCGTGGTCCGGACTGGTCTGGAATTTATACATCAGATCATGCAATCTTGGCGCATGAAAGACTGGCTATCGTAGGCCTGAACAGTGGTGCTCAACCAATCTACAGCCCGAATAAAAAACATATACTCGCCGTCAACGGTGAAATCTATAACCACAAAGAAATCAGAGCCCGTTACGAAGATAAATATGATTTCCAGACCGATTCAGATTGTGAAGTTATTCTGGCACTTTATCAGGATATGGGTGCAGATTTACTCGAAGAGCTCAACGGCATCTTCGCTTTCATCCTGTACGATGAGGAAAAAGACCAGTATTTAGTTGGTCGAGATCACATCGGTATTATTCCGCTCTATCAAGGCTTTGATGAGCATGGGAACTACTATATTGCCTCAGAAATGAAAGCATTAGTTCCGGTTTGTAAAACCATCAGCGAATTCCCTCCGGGTTGTTATTACGGTTCATCCGATCAAGAACCGGTCCGCTACTACACGCGAGACTGGAACGACTACAGTGCCGTTGAAGGGAATGTGACAGATAAAGAGCAACTGGCTCAAGCTTTGGAAGCAGCGGTCAAACGCCAGCTCATGACCGACGTTCCTTACGGCGTCCTGCTGTCTGGCGGACTGGATTCATCGATTACTTCCGCAATCGCGAAACGCTTCGCAGCAATGCGGATTGAAGACGATGAGCAGTCAGCAGCCTGGTGGCCTCAGTTGCACTCATTTGCAATTGGTTTGGAAGGCGCACCGGATCTCAAAGCCGCCCGCGAAGTTGCTGACCAAATCGGTACGGTTCACCATGAAATGACCTATACCATTCAAGAAGGTCTGGATGCTATCCGCGATGTGATTTACCACATTGAAACATACGATGTCACAACTATCCGGGCATCAACACCAATGTTTTTGATGGGACGAAAAATCAAAGCGATGGGCATTAAAATGGTACTTTCCGGTGAAGGTGCTGATGAAATTTTCGGGGGATACCTTTACTTCCACAAAGCACCGAACGCGCGTGAATTCCATGAAGAAACCGTCCGCAAACTACTGGCGCTGAACATGTTCGACTGCGCACGAGCCAACAAGTCTCTGGCAGCGTGGGGTGTCGAAGGACGCGTCCCGTTCTTGGATAAAGAGTTTATTGATGTCGCCATGCGTTTAAACCCGAAAGATAAGATGTGCGGTAACGGAAAAATGGAAAAACACGTCTTGCGTGAATGCTTTGAGCACTATCTGCCAGATTCAATTGCTTGGCGGCAGAAAGAACAGTTTTCAGATGGTGTCGGCTACGGCTGGATTGATACCCTCAAATCGGTCGCAGAAGAAAAAGTTACCGACCAACAGATGGAAACAGCACAGTTCCGCTTCCCTTACAATACACCGACGACCAAAGAAGGTTATGTATACCGGGAAATTTTTGAAGAGCTCTTCCCACTCGAATCTGCAGCAAAATGTGTTCCGGGCGGCCCATCCGTTGCCTGTTCATCGGCAAAAGCCATTGAATGGGACGAATCGTTTAAAAACTGTATTGACCCATCCGGACGTGCTGTCAAAAACGTTCACCAAGAAGCTTATTAA
- the hemH gene encoding ferrochelatase, producing the protein MLYQAKKQGVLLVNLGTPAAATPAAVKAFLAEFLSDPRVIDLSPWVWRPLLHGVILPIRSPKVARLYQQIWMDGGSPLMVYSMRQRDKLAKLLDMPVEIGMTYGQPSVRDGLQRLMAQQVESVTILPLYPQYSGTTTAAVYDAVTHALKSFTVVPELHIIRDHYQHPLYIQALAEQVRHSWENHGRGDYLLCSYHGIPQRYADNGDVYPQHCIETTRLLAAELGLEAHQIGTTYQSRFGKEVWLQPYTDKTLENLPQNGIKNLDIISPAFSVDCLETLEEIAQEGKETFLRAGGEVYNFIGCLNDSDTYVSLFAELVKHSTNEHE; encoded by the coding sequence ATGTTGTATCAAGCAAAAAAACAAGGTGTACTGTTAGTAAATTTGGGAACACCGGCAGCAGCAACGCCTGCTGCAGTGAAAGCGTTTTTAGCTGAATTTCTTTCTGACCCACGTGTTATTGATCTTTCTCCTTGGGTTTGGCGTCCGTTATTACATGGCGTGATTTTACCCATTCGTTCACCTAAAGTTGCCCGTTTATATCAGCAGATCTGGATGGATGGTGGTTCACCATTGATGGTGTACTCAATGCGTCAGCGTGACAAGTTAGCGAAATTGCTTGATATGCCGGTTGAGATTGGGATGACTTATGGCCAGCCAAGTGTTCGGGATGGATTGCAACGTTTAATGGCACAGCAGGTTGAGTCTGTCACTATATTACCGCTTTATCCTCAATATTCAGGCACAACCACCGCCGCGGTTTATGATGCTGTAACCCATGCATTGAAGTCATTTACGGTTGTTCCTGAACTCCATATCATTCGCGATCATTATCAGCATCCCCTCTATATTCAAGCATTGGCGGAGCAAGTTCGGCATTCTTGGGAAAATCATGGTCGGGGAGATTATTTGCTCTGTTCCTATCATGGTATCCCGCAGCGATATGCAGATAACGGTGATGTATATCCACAGCATTGCATTGAGACGACTCGACTACTTGCCGCTGAGCTGGGGTTAGAGGCTCACCAAATCGGTACGACTTATCAGTCCCGCTTCGGCAAAGAAGTGTGGTTGCAACCTTATACCGATAAGACTTTAGAAAATCTCCCTCAGAACGGTATCAAGAATCTGGATATTATTTCTCCGGCATTCTCTGTGGATTGTCTGGAAACGTTGGAAGAAATTGCGCAAGAGGGCAAAGAGACTTTTCTGCGAGCTGGTGGTGAGGTTTATAACTTCATTGGCTGTCTGAATGATTCAGATACTTATGTGTCTTTATTTGCCGAATTGGTGAAACATTCGACAAACGAACATGAATAA
- a CDS encoding regulatory protein ToxS, with amino-acid sequence MNQRIATLTLLASIALSAWLYWGSGLKLKQVLTSSEWQSKVVTLIESKNEVASVGPLRRVDVLSNVKYLPNKTYIRVSVIQLYANGKEPESKIDISETGTWELSENYLLISPTEFKDVSSSESKDFTPKQLNLIKQFFKMDAQQSRRVDIIDSKTLLLTSLNHDSTILFKN; translated from the coding sequence ATAAACCAACGCATTGCGACGCTCACGCTACTAGCATCCATTGCTTTAAGTGCTTGGCTATACTGGGGGAGTGGGCTGAAACTCAAGCAAGTGCTGACATCAAGTGAATGGCAGTCCAAAGTCGTCACCCTGATCGAAAGTAAAAATGAAGTTGCTTCAGTTGGTCCACTCCGTCGGGTTGATGTACTCTCGAATGTCAAATATCTCCCCAACAAAACATATATCCGTGTCTCCGTGATTCAGTTATATGCCAATGGGAAAGAACCAGAAAGTAAAATAGATATCTCAGAAACCGGTACTTGGGAACTCAGTGAAAACTATTTACTGATCTCTCCGACCGAGTTTAAAGATGTTTCTTCCAGCGAGAGTAAAGATTTTACGCCGAAGCAATTAAATCTGATCAAGCAATTTTTTAAAATGGATGCCCAACAAAGCAGACGAGTTGATATCATTGACAGTAAAACGCTGCTACTGACCAGTCTCAATCACGACTCAACCATCCTCTTTAAAAACTAA
- a CDS encoding SelT/SelW/SelH family protein, translating into MQKINIRIFYCRQCNWMLRASWLAQELLHTFSEEIEQVALCPDTGGRFEIFCNDIQIWERQKDQGFPDAKTLKQRVRDVFDPERNLGHIDR; encoded by the coding sequence ATGCAAAAAATTAATATTCGTATTTTCTACTGCCGTCAATGTAATTGGATGTTGCGTGCCTCTTGGTTAGCACAAGAGTTACTCCATACATTCAGTGAAGAGATCGAGCAAGTTGCGCTCTGCCCTGATACCGGTGGCCGTTTCGAAATTTTTTGTAATGATATTCAGATTTGGGAACGTCAGAAAGACCAAGGGTTTCCCGACGCCAAAACGCTGAAGCAACGCGTTCGGGATGTGTTCGATCCCGAACGAAATTTAGGTCATATTGATCGATAG
- the adk gene encoding adenylate kinase, with protein MRIILLGAPGAGKGTQAQFIMEKYGIPQISTGDMLRAAIKAGTELGKQAKAVIDAGQLVSDDIILGLIQERIAQPDCEKGFLLDGFPRTIPQADGLKAMGIEIDYVIEFDVADKVIVERMAGRRAHLPSGRTYHVVYNPPKVEGKDDITGEALVIRDDDKEETVRSRLAVYHEQTAPLIEYYSKEAAAGKTQYLQLDGTKQVAEVSADIEKALG; from the coding sequence ATGCGCATCATTCTTCTGGGTGCTCCAGGTGCAGGTAAAGGAACACAAGCTCAGTTCATTATGGAGAAATATGGTATTCCACAGATTTCTACCGGTGACATGCTTCGTGCTGCAATTAAAGCCGGCACTGAATTGGGTAAGCAAGCCAAAGCAGTTATCGATGCTGGTCAGTTAGTTTCTGATGATATTATTCTGGGATTGATTCAAGAACGAATTGCTCAGCCTGATTGTGAGAAAGGCTTCTTGCTTGATGGTTTCCCTCGGACAATTCCTCAAGCGGATGGTCTGAAAGCAATGGGGATTGAGATCGACTATGTGATTGAGTTCGATGTGGCGGATAAAGTAATTGTTGAACGTATGGCTGGTCGTCGTGCTCATTTACCATCCGGGCGGACTTATCATGTGGTATATAACCCACCGAAAGTTGAAGGCAAAGATGATATCACAGGTGAAGCGCTTGTCATTCGTGATGACGATAAAGAAGAAACTGTTCGTTCACGTCTGGCTGTGTATCATGAACAGACAGCACCTCTGATTGAGTACTACAGTAAAGAAGCGGCAGCAGGAAAGACCCAATATCTGCAATTGGATGGGACGAAACAGGTTGCTGAAGTAAGTGCGGATATTGAAAAAGCACTAGGATAA
- the rfaH gene encoding transcription/translation regulatory transformer protein RfaH, whose amino-acid sequence MKQWYLLYCKRGEQQRAKCHLENQGVECYYPEIKVEKILRGKKQTLLEPLFPSYMFVCFDYENGPSFVSVRSTRGVADFIRFGQHPKEVSAALIDHLKILESNTQSLQQSMPQCGQVIRVKGGQFAGIDAIYQEADGETRSIMLVKMISQTVAMSFDNRDLELS is encoded by the coding sequence ATGAAACAATGGTATTTACTGTATTGTAAGCGCGGAGAGCAACAACGGGCCAAATGCCATTTGGAAAATCAGGGGGTTGAATGCTATTACCCAGAGATTAAAGTCGAGAAGATTTTGCGGGGGAAAAAGCAAACCTTACTTGAGCCACTGTTTCCTTCTTATATGTTTGTCTGTTTTGACTATGAGAACGGCCCTAGTTTTGTTTCAGTCCGTTCGACGCGAGGGGTGGCTGATTTTATCCGTTTCGGGCAGCACCCTAAAGAGGTAAGTGCGGCGCTGATCGATCACTTGAAAATATTAGAATCTAACACTCAGTCACTTCAGCAGAGTATGCCACAGTGTGGGCAAGTCATTCGGGTGAAAGGGGGACAATTTGCCGGAATTGATGCGATTTATCAGGAAGCGGACGGAGAAACGCGCTCGATCATGTTGGTAAAAATGATTAGTCAGACTGTTGCAATGAGCTTTGATAATCGAGATCTGGAGCTGTCTTAG
- a CDS encoding P-II family nitrogen regulator gives MRFKLIVAFVEDSKTDKVLDAARQAGATGATVINNARGEGLNQKTTFLGLTLEVQKDMVLFVVEEHLSRQILETINEVGEFETEPGQGIAFQIDIEDVVGISHQVEKLTRYVEDEL, from the coding sequence ATGCGCTTTAAATTAATCGTTGCCTTTGTTGAAGATAGCAAAACAGACAAAGTATTAGATGCCGCCAGACAAGCAGGAGCGACAGGCGCGACTGTGATCAATAATGCCAGAGGAGAAGGGCTCAATCAGAAAACCACCTTTTTGGGTCTGACGTTGGAGGTACAAAAGGATATGGTGCTCTTTGTCGTTGAAGAACATTTGTCTCGTCAGATTCTGGAAACAATTAATGAAGTCGGGGAGTTTGAAACGGAGCCGGGGCAGGGAATCGCCTTTCAAATTGATATTGAGGATGTTGTTGGCATCTCTCATCAGGTTGAAAAGTTAACCAGATACGTTGAGGACGAATTATGA
- a CDS encoding transcriptional regulator: MNTISSKFILAERFTFVPNNNSLVDKENDNETIRLGSNESRILLMLAQHPNEVIRRNELHDFVWRKQGFEVDDSSLTQAISTLRKMLNDSTKSPRYIKTVPKRGYQLIASVEPLPAINPNTSDKDESQDQSEALLPLQEDAQVESAHNTATESKNSSLDVISDQETIAMTQSASQKTSWKTKLSFLIAFILPIIAITYNGPTHSQFRNLTVIDGIPIRTLKSHPELTSWLPSIELCVKKYRAAHSMDIPPSQVIATNGQDNKMILNYIYPIEHSDKNATLNIVVNQEDLTKVCQ; this comes from the coding sequence ATGAATACCATAAGCTCAAAGTTCATTCTGGCTGAACGTTTTACCTTCGTTCCCAACAATAACTCGTTGGTCGACAAAGAAAATGATAATGAGACGATCCGGCTAGGTAGTAACGAAAGTAGAATCCTATTGATGCTTGCCCAGCATCCCAATGAGGTCATTCGTCGTAATGAGCTTCATGATTTTGTGTGGCGTAAGCAAGGTTTTGAAGTCGATGACTCAAGTCTCACCCAAGCGATTTCAACGCTGAGAAAAATGCTCAATGACTCCACCAAATCACCGCGCTACATCAAAACGGTTCCCAAACGTGGCTATCAGTTGATCGCGAGCGTAGAACCACTTCCTGCCATTAATCCGAACACATCAGACAAAGATGAATCTCAAGATCAATCGGAGGCATTACTGCCACTTCAGGAAGATGCACAGGTCGAATCGGCACATAACACGGCCACGGAATCTAAAAACAGTTCACTCGATGTCATTTCAGATCAAGAGACGATTGCGATGACGCAATCAGCTTCTCAAAAAACAAGTTGGAAAACCAAACTGAGTTTCCTAATCGCATTCATTTTACCGATCATCGCAATCACGTATAACGGACCGACTCACTCTCAGTTTCGTAATTTAACAGTCATTGATGGTATTCCGATTAGAACGCTAAAAAGCCATCCTGAGTTAACTTCATGGCTGCCGTCCATTGAACTCTGTGTGAAAAAATACCGGGCAGCACATTCGATGGACATACCACCGAGTCAGGTCATTGCAACCAATGGCCAAGACAACAAAATGATACTGAACTATATCTACCCAATAGAACATAGTGACAAAAATGCCACCTTGAATATTGTTGTCAATCAAGAGGATCTCACGAAGGTATGCCAGTGA